A window from Solea senegalensis isolate Sse05_10M linkage group LG15, IFAPA_SoseM_1, whole genome shotgun sequence encodes these proteins:
- the LOC122781544 gene encoding calcineurin subunit B type 1 — translation MGNEASYPLEMCSHFDADEIKRLGKRFKKLDLDNSGSLSVEEFMSLPELQQNPLVQRVIDIFDTDGNGEVDFKEFIEGVSQFSVKGDKEQKLRFAFRIYDMDKDGYISNGELFQVLKMMVGNNLKDTQLQQIVDKTIINADRDGDGRISFEEFCAVVGGLDIHKKMVVDV, via the exons TCGATGCTGATGAGATTAAGAGGCTAGGGAAGAGGTTTAAGAAACTCGACCTAGATAACTCTGGCTCGCTCAGCGTGGAGGAGTTCATGTCCCTGCCGGAACTGCAACAGAACCCCCTGGTGCAAAGGGTTATCGACATATTTGACACAGACGGGAATGGAGAGGTGGACTTTAAAG AGTTCATCGAGGGAGTCTCACAGTTCAGCGTCAAGGGCGACAAGGAACAGAAGCTTCGGT TCGCCTTCAGGATCTACGACATGGACAAGGACGGCTACATCTCCAACGGCGAGCTCTTCCAGGTGCTGAAGATGATGGTGGGCAACAACCTAAAGGACACACAGCTCCAGCAGATCGTGGACAAGACCATAATCAACGCAGACAGGGATGGAGACGGCAGGATATCCTTCGAAGAATTCTGTGCT GTGGTCGGAGGTCTCGATATACACAAAAAGATGGTGGTGGACGTGTGA
- the pno1 gene encoding RNA-binding protein PNO1, giving the protein MDADKNTDSNAAAAAESKDDTDSFTKVKSKKTQKRKREQDGVGMDTEEPVAVKRPQFPPISGDRLRGPDQLHKIPVPAHRYTPLKENWMKIYTPIVEKLQLQVRFNLKTRNIELKTCKETEDISALTKAADFVKAFVLGFEVEDALALIRLDELFLESFDVTDVKPLKGDHLSRAIGRIAGKGGKTKFTIENVTKTRIVLADTKVHILGSFQNIKMARTAICNLILGSPPSKVYGNIRVVASRAAERF; this is encoded by the exons ATGGACGCTGACAAAAATACCGATTCTAACGCCGCCGCTGCTGCGGAGAGTAAAGATGACACCGATTCTTTCACCAAAGTGAAGtccaaaaagacacagaaacgaAAACGTGAACAAGATGGAGTGGGCATGGACACAGAAGAGCCTGTGGCCGTCAAGCGGCCGCAGTTTCCACCGATTTCAGGCGACAGATTACGG ggacCAGACCAGCTGCATAAAATCCCTGTCCCAGCTCACAGATATACTCCACTGAAGGAGAACTGGATGAAGATTTACACTCCCATCGTAGAGAAACTTCAGCTTCAAGTCAGATTCAACCTCAAAACTAGAAACATTGAACTCAAA ACATGCAAAGAAACAGAGGACATCAGCGCACTCACAAAAGCAGCAGATTTtgttaaagcatttgttttaGGATTTGAGGTTGAA GATGCCCTTGCTCTTATCAGGTTAGACGAGCTTTTCTTGGAAAGCTTCGATGTCACTGACG TGAAACCTCTGAAGGGAGACCATTTATCCAGAGCCATTGGAAGAATCGCAGGGAAGGGAGGGAAAACGAAATTCACtattgaaaatgtcacaaagactCGTATTGTTCTTGCAGACAC AAAAGTTCACATATTGGGGTCTTTCCAGAATATCAAGATGGCACGGACAGCAATTTGTAACTTAATCTTGG GAAGTCCACCTTCAAAGGTCTATGGCAACATCAGAGTGGTGGCAAGCAGGGCTGCTGAGAGATTCTGA
- the dnaaf10 gene encoding dynein axonemal assembly factor 10 isoform X1: MSTPLSKPQIISHIQKRLNYTVFDSKWIPCSAKFVCVGNFARGTGVMQIYEVQQGEAQLIKEVEKPKPIKCATFGAASLQQRHIATGDFDGNLNIWNLEVPEVPVYSVKAHKEIVNSIDGVGGLGIGDGAPEIVTGSRDGTVKVWDHRQRDSPVVNMEPVEGETKRDCWTVAFGHAYNDQDRCVCAGYDNGDIKLFDLRNMSLRWETNIKNGVCCVEFDRKDINMNKLVATSLEGKFHIFDMRTQHPTKGFASVSEKAHKSTIWQVRHLPQNREIFMTAGGAGNLHLWKYEYPAKRSKKDSDGVDVGVAGTVNLLQNVTVSTQPIASLDWNPDKQGLLLCSGFDQTVRVHIVTKLNLV, translated from the exons ATGTCAACACCTTTGTCGAAGCCTCAGATTATTTCGCACATCCAGAAACGCCTTAACTACACTGTTTTTGACAGTAAATGGATTCCATGCAGCGCGAAGTTTGTCTGCGTGGGGAACTTTGCGAGAGGAACCGGAGTAATGCAAATATATGAAGTGCAGCAGGGGGAGGCTCAGCTCATTAAAGAG GTAGAGAAACCTAAACCCATAAAGTGTGCAACATTTGGAGCTGCTTCTCTTCAACAAAGACACATAGCCACTGGGGATTTTGACGGAAATCTTAATATCTG GAATCTGGAGGTGCCTGAAGTGCCTGTGTACAGTGTAAAGGCCCATAAAGAAATAGTGAACAGTATTGATGGGGTTGGCGGCCTGGGGATTGGTGACGGTGCACCTGAGATCGTCACTGGCAGCAGAGAtg GGACAGTGAAGGTGTGGGATCACAGGCAGAGGGATTCACCTGTAGTGAACATGGAGCCTGTAGAAGGAGAAACCAAGAGAGACTGTTGGACTGTTGCGTTTG gtCATGCCTACAATGATCAGGACCGCTGTGTGTGCGCTGGCTATGACAACGGGGACATCAAACTCTTTGACCTGCGGAACATGTCTCTGCGGTGGGAAACCAACATTAAAAATGGG GTATGCTGTGTGGAGTTTGACAGGAAAGACATCAACATGAACAAGCTGGTGGCGACGTCCCTCGAGGGAAAGTTCCACATCTTTGACATGAGGACCCAGCACCCCACCAAGGGCTTTGCCTCCGTTTCAGAAAAG GCTCATAAGTCGACCATCTGGCAGGTGAGACATTTGCCCCAAAACAGAGAAATCTTTATGACGGCAGGCGGAGCAGGAAACCTACACTTGTGGAAATA TGAATATCCTGCCAAGCGAAGCAAGAAGGACTCGGATGGCGTGGATGTGGGCGTCGCCGGCACAGTCAACCTCTTACAGAACGTCACAGTGTCCACGCAGCCAATCGCCAGCCTGGACTGGAATCCAGACAAGCAGGGCCTGCTTTTGTGTTCAGGCTTTGACCAGACTGTCCGTGTGCACATTGTTACCAAACTCAACTTGGTGTGA
- the dnaaf10 gene encoding dynein axonemal assembly factor 10 isoform X2, with product MLSGHATADNIEVEKPKPIKCATFGAASLQQRHIATGDFDGNLNIWNLEVPEVPVYSVKAHKEIVNSIDGVGGLGIGDGAPEIVTGSRDGTVKVWDHRQRDSPVVNMEPVEGETKRDCWTVAFGHAYNDQDRCVCAGYDNGDIKLFDLRNMSLRWETNIKNGVCCVEFDRKDINMNKLVATSLEGKFHIFDMRTQHPTKGFASVSEKAHKSTIWQVRHLPQNREIFMTAGGAGNLHLWKYEYPAKRSKKDSDGVDVGVAGTVNLLQNVTVSTQPIASLDWNPDKQGLLLCSGFDQTVRVHIVTKLNLV from the exons ATGTTAAGTGGGCATGCTACTGCAGATAATATTGAG GTAGAGAAACCTAAACCCATAAAGTGTGCAACATTTGGAGCTGCTTCTCTTCAACAAAGACACATAGCCACTGGGGATTTTGACGGAAATCTTAATATCTG GAATCTGGAGGTGCCTGAAGTGCCTGTGTACAGTGTAAAGGCCCATAAAGAAATAGTGAACAGTATTGATGGGGTTGGCGGCCTGGGGATTGGTGACGGTGCACCTGAGATCGTCACTGGCAGCAGAGAtg GGACAGTGAAGGTGTGGGATCACAGGCAGAGGGATTCACCTGTAGTGAACATGGAGCCTGTAGAAGGAGAAACCAAGAGAGACTGTTGGACTGTTGCGTTTG gtCATGCCTACAATGATCAGGACCGCTGTGTGTGCGCTGGCTATGACAACGGGGACATCAAACTCTTTGACCTGCGGAACATGTCTCTGCGGTGGGAAACCAACATTAAAAATGGG GTATGCTGTGTGGAGTTTGACAGGAAAGACATCAACATGAACAAGCTGGTGGCGACGTCCCTCGAGGGAAAGTTCCACATCTTTGACATGAGGACCCAGCACCCCACCAAGGGCTTTGCCTCCGTTTCAGAAAAG GCTCATAAGTCGACCATCTGGCAGGTGAGACATTTGCCCCAAAACAGAGAAATCTTTATGACGGCAGGCGGAGCAGGAAACCTACACTTGTGGAAATA TGAATATCCTGCCAAGCGAAGCAAGAAGGACTCGGATGGCGTGGATGTGGGCGTCGCCGGCACAGTCAACCTCTTACAGAACGTCACAGTGTCCACGCAGCCAATCGCCAGCCTGGACTGGAATCCAGACAAGCAGGGCCTGCTTTTGTGTTCAGGCTTTGACCAGACTGTCCGTGTGCACATTGTTACCAAACTCAACTTGGTGTGA
- the LOC122781541 gene encoding uncharacterized protein LOC122781541, with amino-acid sequence MWLSKKTGKDRNLAVQDEENHSAVHRALMKYLDAWSLSPDSWEYNLHVGRLLLLQGRSREALQHLQSGLGLRPLHPALRLFTGLALLQQEEKASEETEKEASLFLQQGLEHFVSQRCSKSWVKQDQSETLSSLNTQFLRGLLTLGQLQQRNTLCAKAMSAQQVYHTVAVLAAQSVSQCVCRGEVSRQLEWVLLDAHFALLLSLVQQSERQAGDDIKRQSPVAKRCQALSALIHLTSIPPCQELLDMQEKTCQLAVVTTPRDSYALCLLGLAQLAQYGNDPNSDRSKEAITDARLSFQASIDLESRRQHGEPPEQLTKQRWWQERQEAAKQAIAQPKVVKGPSESSVAKRGARRGRGGPGHGRATAAVIKPPVPAPPAPVRGGKVARPAAKTPATRGRAGAAAKPDRSTKASSNSTNKAQLPANKSKQACCPDTVETAEVTASPVEDRVPVYSPMNRRSHVSRLGLARALSHSADTQDEAKQLYREVIAMAPGVHDAYAELVQLLEPSDPLAAVDVYCRFPLKPVAEQSFEDAFITGEIVRLLMAQEQYHHPQLGPSLAAYGKVMGLSSIEKYINILEEKSMTNLLRSVYSTMHGRQEDDEELQGFFKFKCWI; translated from the exons ATGTGGCTCTCCAAGAAAACTGGCAAG GATCGGAATTTAGCCGTGCAGGATGAAGAGAACCACAGCGCTGTCCACCGAGCTCTGATGAAATACCTGGACGCCTGGTCTCTCAGTCCAGACAGCTGGGAGTACAACCTACATGTAggaaggctgctgctgctgcagggaagGAGCAGAGAAGCACTGCAGCATCTGCAGAGCGGCCTCGGACTGCGTCCCCTGCATCCTGCACTCAG ACTCTTCACTGGACTGgctctgctgcagcaggaagagAAAGCCTCAGAGGAAACAGAGAAGGAGGCTTCTCTGTTCTTGCAACAGGGACTGGAGCACTTTGTCAGCCAGCGCTGCAgcaagag CTGGGTGAAGCAGGATCAATCAGAGACTCTGTCCAGCCTCAACACACAGTTCCTGCGAGGGCTTCTCACACTGGGCCAactgcagcagagaaacacactgTGTGCGAAGGCCATGAGTGCCCAACAGGTCTATCACAC TGTGGCAGTGCTGGCCGCCCAGAGTGTGAGTCAGTGCGTGTGTCGTGGCGAGGTGAGCAGGCAGCTGGAGTGGGTGCTGCTGGATGCTCACTTCGCTCTGCTGCTAAGTCTGGTCCAGCAAAGTGAGCGCCAGGCCGGGGACGACATCAAGAGACAGTCCCCGGTGGCAAAGAGATGCCAGGCCCTCTCAGCTCTGATACACCTCACGTCCATCCCCCCGtgtcaggagctgctggacatGCAGGAGAAA ACATGCCAGCTGGCGGTAGTGACCACACCACGGGACAGCTATGCCCTGTGTCTCCTGGGTCTGGCTCAGCTGGCTCAATATGGTAATGACCCAAATTCAGACAGGTCAAAGGAAGCCATAACGGACGCCCGCCTCAGCTTCCAGGCCAGCATCGATCTGGAAAGCAGGAGACAGCATGGGGAGCCACCTGAGCAGCTGACCA AACAAAGGTGGTGGCAGGAGCGACAGGAGGCTGCCAAACAAGCCATCGCCCAGCCAAAAGTAGTGAAGGGGCCTTCTGAGTCCAGTGTGGCTAAGAGAGGTGCTCGGCGGGGCAGAGGCGGGCCTGGTCATGGCCGAGCGACTGCAGCTGTGATCAAACCTCCTGTTCCAGCACCTCCAGCCCCTGTTAGAGGAGGGAAAGTTGCCAGGCCTGCAGCTAAAACCCCAGCAACCAG GGGGagagctggagcagcagcaaagcCAGATAGATCAACTAAAGCCTCCAGCAATTCAACTAATAAAGCCCAGCTCCCTGCCAACAAGTCTAAACAAGCTTGTTGCCCTGATACTGTTGAGACAGCAGAGG TTACGGCGTCTCCTGTGGAGGACAGAGTCCCTGTGTACAGTCCAATGAACCGCAGGTCTCACGTCTCGCGGCTCGGTCTGGCCCGCGCCCTCTCTCACTCCGCAGACACCCAGGACGAGGCGAAGCAGCTCTACAGAGAGGTCATCGCCATGGCACCAGGG GTCCATGATGCTTACGCCGAGCTCGTGCAGCTGCTGGAGCCATCAGACCCTCTGGCTGCTGTGGACGTGTACTGCAGGTTTCCTCTGAAGCCTGTGGCCGAGCAAAGCTTCGAGGACGCCTTCATCACGGGAGAGATCGTCCGTCTGCTGATGGCACAGGAGCAGTACCACCACCCACAGCTGGGCCCCAGCCTCGCAGCATATGGAAAAGTCATGGGCCTAA gCAGCATAGAGAAATACATCAACATCCTAGAGGAGAAGTCCATGACCAACCTGCTGAGAAGTGTCTACTCCACTATGCATGGCAGGCAAGAGGATGACGAAGAGTTGCAGGGCTTTTTCAAGTTCAAATGTTGGATATGA